ACACCGATGGCGGGGCCGATGGCGGCGAGGCCGTAGCCGAGAGTCGCGAGCGACCCGGTGACATCGACGTTCACAGCGGCCAGAACCGTAGTTGCGTCCACGGGGGTGTTTCCTTTCGATTGGGTGGGAGGGCGGATGCCCGCCCGCTCAGTGCTCTTCTGCTACCGCGAGCTGGATGTAGACCGCGGTGAGGATGGTGAAGACGTATGCCTGGAGGACGGCCACCAGGATCTCGAAGACCGTGAAGGCGAGGCCGAAGGCGAGCGAGCCCGCCGCCAGCACCGACCACCAGCCGCCGAGGTCCAGGAGGAAGAAGTGCGTGGCCGCGAAGAACAGGACCAGCATGAGGTGTCCGACCATCATGTTCATGAGGAGTCGGAGGGTCAGCGTGACGGGGCGCACCAGGAAGGTCGAGATGAACTCGAGCGGGGTCACGATGATGTAGAGGAACGGCGGCACACCGGCGGGGAACAGCGAGTTCTTGAAGAAGCCCTTGGGGCTCTTCTTGATGCCGGCGTAGATGAACGTCACGTAGCTGACGGCGGCCAGCAGCAGCGGCACCGCGATGATGCTCGTGCCGGCGATGTTCATGAACGGGATGATGCCCGTCAGGTTCATGAACAGGATCATGAACATCATCGTCGTGAGGATCGGCAGGAAGCGCTGGCCGTCCTTCTTGCCCAGCAGGTCTTCGGCGATGTTCACGCGGACGAAGTCCAGCCCCATCTCGACGACGCTCTGGAAGCGGCCCGGGACGACGGTCATGCGACGCGTGCCCAGCCAGAAGATCAGGACGACCGCGATCGTCGCGATGAACTGGATGATGTGGATCCGGTTGATGACCAGATCGCCGATCTGGAAAATCGCTTCCGGGAAGAATTCATCGATCGACGGGCCGTGGAACTCAGGCCCGCTCTCGGCGGTCTTGGCGATCAGGGTCGCAGCTTCAGTAAACAGCACTGGCTCCAGCTTCGGGGCATCGGTGTAACCCGAGGCAACGATGGTCGGTGAGCGTCGATGCGCAATCGCTCAGCGGGGAGGCGAGCGGGCGCAGAAAACAGCCTATCAGGACTCGCGACCGCTCCCGACCTCCGGGGCGGCGTCACTGCCCGGATCCTCCGCGTCGTCCTGTTCGGTCAGGTCGGCGGCGGTGGGCAGCGTCACATCGCTCACGTGCGGAATGCGCATGCGGGTCATGACGATGACGTCGATGACGAGGGATGCCACGACGCTGACGACCAGCGCGATGAAGAACACCGTGGGGTTCAGCCACTCCTGCCCGCGCAGGAGCATGAGCGCCACGATGAACAGCACGAACTTCAGCAGCCACCCGCCCATGACCGCCCCGAAGAAGATGGGCACGTACAGCGGGTCGCCGTACCAGCGGTTGGCGACGAGGATCGTGATGCCGGTCAGTGCCAGGAACACCGCGGCCAGCACGACGGCGACCAGCGCGCTCCACAGTCCTTCCATGCCGGCGACGGCATAGCCGACGACAGCGCCGATCACGGCGAGCAATGCCGTCGCCGCCGCGGACCACAGCAGAGTCGTCCGCAGGATGCGGTTGCTGGAGAGGCTCTGGCTGGTCATGAGGCATGTTCCTGTTCGGTGGGGGCGGACGTCCGAGCCGCGAGCGCAGCCCGCGAAGGAGTGAGGGTGACGACGAGACACGCGACCACGCCGATCGCGAGGTACACGACACCGGGCCAGTACAGGCCCGGCCAGTCCGCCGTCGTGCCGATGTACATGATGAGGACCGAGAGGCTGACGATCGTCGCCCACGCGTAGAAGATGAGGACCGCATCACGGTCGGAGTGACCCATGTCGAGCATGCGGTGGTGCAGGTGCTTGCGGTCGGGGCTGAACGGGGACTTTCCCCGCGACATCCGGCGGACGACCGCCATCCCGAAGTCCAGCAGCGGCAGCAGCACCACGACGAGGGGCAGCAGGATCGGGATGAACGCGCCCAGCAGCTGCGAGCGGCCGAACACGTCGTTGTCGCCCAGCGCGCCCGGGTCCAGCTGCCCGGTCAGCGTGATCGCCGAAGTGGCCATGAGCAGCCCCAGCATGAGCGCACCGGAGTCTCCCATGAACAGTCGCGCAGGGTTCCAGTTCATCGGCAGGAAGCCGATGCAGACCCCGACCAGCACGATGGCGATGAACGATGCGCGGTTCGAGTAGCTGTCGATGCCCGCGTCACGGGCGACCAGATAGGTGTAGACGAAGAAGACGGCGTTGGTGATCAGGCAGACGCCCGCGACGAGCCCATCGAGTCCGTCGATGAAGTTGACCGCGTTCATGACGATCACGATCGCGAACACCGAGAGCGTGAAGCTCTGCCAGCTCGACAGCAGCAGCTGGCCGCCGAAGGGGATCGCGAAGATCTGAATGCCCCCGAAACCCACGACGATGCCGGCCACCAGGAACTGCGCCCCCAGCTTGATCAGCCAGTCCAGGTCCCACAGGTCGTCGGCGACCCCGATCAGCACGATCAGCAGCGCAGCGGCGTAGATGGACCACATCACCTGCGGGTCCTGCCAGATGATGGCGAAATACGGCACCTGCGACGATAGGGCGAACATCCCGCTGAATCCGAGGAACATCGCGACCCCGCCCAGGCGCGGCGTCGGGTTCTTGTGCACATCCCGTTCCCGGATGCCGGGGTAGAGCTTGTAGCGCATGCTCACGCGCCACACGATCCAGGTCAGGACGAATGTCAGCGCGCCGGTGAGGATGACGGTGAAGATGTAGTGCTTCACGCGTCGTCACCGGGCTCGTCCGGCTCCGCTTCGAGCAGATCCCCGAGGACCCCCCGCAGCGCCGCACGATCGACCGCTCCTTCGCGAAGCACCCGCACCGGTCGCTCGGTGTCGCCGACCAGACCGGTCGCGTCGATGATGGTGGACGCCACACCCGTGCTGGCGGGTCCCCCGTCGAGGTACACGGACACACGGTCCCGGAGCATGTCGAGCGCTTCGTGGACGGCCACGGCAGCGGGCTTGCCCGTCAGGTTGGCGCTGGACACGGCGAGCGGCCCGCACTCCTCGAGCAGTTCGAGGGCGATGCGCTCGGCCGGCATCCGCACCGCGACGGTGCCGGCGGTGTCGCCGAGATCCCACGACAGCGACGGCTGCGCGGGCAGCACGATCGTGAGCCCACCCGGCCAGAACTCCTCGACCAGCCGCTCCACCGCTTCAGGAACCTCGGCCACCAGGGCGCGCATCGTCGTGATGCCGGCCACGAGAACCGGAGGCGGCGACTGTCGCCCGCGTCCCTTCGCCTCCAGCAGCCGAGTCACCGCGCTCGCGTTGAACGCGTCGGCGGCGATGCCGTACACCGTGTCGGTCGGCACGACGACCAGCTCGCCGCGGCCGATCGCCTGGCGGGCGGCCCGCATGGCGGGGAGCAGCTGCTCGCTGTCGCGGCAATCGAAGACGGGAGACATATCCGCAACATTCTACGGTCGGGGCGCTGGGAGACCGCGAGCGTCAGGGGCGGAGGACCGTCGTCGCGCGGTCGCGCGTGGTCAGGTCGGGGTGCGTCGCGGCGGCACGCCAGCCGTCGGCGGTCAGGAGCGCACGGATCGGCGCGCCCTGCCACTCGCCGTGCTCGAGGATCAGCGTCCCGCCGGGATGCAGCAGCCGCAGCGCGACGCCCGACAGCGTCCGGACGACGTCGAGCCCGTCCGCGCCGCCGTACAGGGCAGCCGGCGGGTCCCAGTGCCGTACCTCGGGATCGCGTGGGATCGCGTCGTCGGGCACGTACGGCGGGTTGGAGACCACGACCGAGACGGTGCCGTCGAGTTCTGTGAACGCGTGGGCGAGGTCGATGAAGGCGAGGCGCGCGTTGCCGGCGTCCACTTCGGCGAAGTTCTCCTTCGCCCAGACGAACGCGTCCACCGAGTTCTCGGCCGCGTGGATCTGCGCGTGCGGCACCTCGGTGGCCATCGCGAGCGCGATCGCGCCCGAACCGGTTCCGAGATCGACGCCGATCGGCGCCGGCGAAGGCGTGGCGCGCAGAGCGTCGACGGCGAGCTGGGCGACCATCTCGGTCTCAGGGCGCGGCACGAACACGCCGGGACCGACGCGCAGCTCGAGATGGCGGAACGCCGCACGGCCCGTGATGTGCTGCAGCGGCTCGCGCGATGCGCGACGCGCGATCAGTGTCTGGAGGCTTTCGGCAACGGCATCCATCACCACGTCGCCGCGCATCGCGGCGGCAGCCAGCTCGCCGCGACCGACGCCCAGGACGTGCGCGGCCAGCAGCTCGGCGTCGGCGTCGGGAGAGGGCACGCCGGCGGCGGCGAGCGTCGCGGCGGCGGTGCGGATGAGATCGGTCAACGGCAGCGCGGCCGGATCTGCGGTGGAGGTCATGGGCGCGCACCAGCATAGTCGTGACGATTCGTCATATTGGCCGTGACGACACCGCATCCCCGTACGCTGGGGCGGACACCTCCGCACCGCCCGAGCGGACCCGACACGTACGAAAGGCACGCCATGCCCGGCATCCACTCCGACATCACGAGCGCATTCGGCAACACCCCGCTCGTTCGCCTCAACCGACTCTCCGAAGGCCTCGCGGGCACCGTGATCGCCAAGCTGGAGTACTTCAACCCCGGCTCCAGCGTGAAGGACCGCATCGGTGTGGCGATCGTCGACGCCGCCGAGGCAGCGGGTGCGCTGAGCGCCGGCGGCACCATCGTCGAGGGCACGAGCGGCAACACCGGCATCGCCCTGGCCCTGGTCGGCGCGGCGCGCGGCTACAAGGTCATTCTGACGATGCCGTCGTCGATGTCGGTCGAGCGCCGCCAGCTACTGAAGCGCTTCGGTGCCGAGATCGTCCTCACCGACCCGGCCGGCGGCATGAAGGCCGCCGTCGCCAAGGCGCAGGAGATCGTCGCCGAGACTCCCGGCGCGATCCTGGCCAGCCAGTTCGAGAACGCCGCCAACCCGGCCATCCACCGGTCCACAACCGCCGAGGAGATCTGGCGCGACACCGACGGCGCCGTCGACGTCTTCATCGCCGGTATCGGCACGGGCGGCACCATCACCGGTGTCGGCCAGGTGCTCAAGGAGCGCAAGCCCGACGTCAAGGTCATCGCCGTCGAGCCGACGGCGTCGCCCCTGCTGTCGCAGGGCACGCCCGGGCCGGCGAAGATCCAGGGCATCGGCCCGAACTTCGTCCCCCCGATCCTCGACACGAGCGTGTACGACGAGGTCGTCACCGTCGAGTTCGACGACGCGATCGCCACCGCGCGCGACCTCGCCGCGCGGGAGGGCATCCTCGCCGGCATCTCCGCCGGTGCGGCCGTGTGGGCGGCGCTGCAGGTGGCTGCGCGCTCCGAGAGCGAGGGCAAGAACATCGTCGTGATCGTGCCGGACACCGGCGAGCGCTACCTGTCGACCGCGCTGTTCGAGGACCTGCGCGAGGACTGATTCTGCACGCGATACCGGGCGGCGCTGCTTCGGCGGCCCGCCCGGTACGCTGTCTCCGAGGAGCACCATGACCCGCATCGGCCCGATTGCCCGCATCCGTGAAGACGTCGCGGCGGCGAAGCTGCGCGACCCGGCCGCCCGAAGCGGCGTCGAGATCGCGGTGCTGTACTCGGGGCTGCACGCGATCTGGTCGTACCGGCTGGCCCACGCGCTGTGGGTGCACGGCATCCGGTTCCCGGCGCGCGCGATCTCACAGGTGACGCGCTGGATCACCGGCATCGAGATCCACCCGGGCGCGACCATCGGTCGCCGCTTCTTCATCGACCACGGCATGGGCGTCGTCATCGGCGAGACCGCCGAGGTCGGCGACGACGTCATGCTCTACCACGGGGTCACGCTCGGCGGACGGACCCGCGATGGCGGCAAGCGGCATCCCACCCTCGAAGACGGCGTCGCCGTCGGCGCGGGCGCGAAGATCCTCGGTCCGATCACGATCGGTGCAGGCTCGGTCGTCGGCGCGAACGCCGTCGTGACCAAGGACGCCCCCGCCGACTCGGTGCTCGTCGGCGTTCCGGCCAAGCCTCGCCGTCGCACCGAGAACCTCGACACCCGCGCGCTGCTGACGGCGCCCGAGTACTACATCTGACGCCGACGCGGCTTGCGTTTCGCGGCCGGGCCTCGTCCCACCGGCGATTCAACAGTCAGTTCGGCACAGTCTCGCACCACAACACTGTGCTCGAGCGACTGCTGAGCGCCCGGGTGCCCGCCCGCCGGGGCGCAGCGGGTCACGCCGCTCGGCGGTCGGCGACCTTCTTCTTGAGGAACAGCGGCGGCAGCAGCCAGGTGGCGAGCGCCGTCACGAGCCACACGATCACCGGCGCGAGGATCCACGCCAGCGGCTCCGAGATGCCCAGCCCGGCGCCGGGGATGAGCACGACGATCAGCAGGGCGACGAACGTCGAGATGATCCCGATGCCGCCGAGCATGGCCGAGGCGTGCCGGCGGGTGATCTTGAACACCCAGGGCGCCAGCACGCTCTGGATGACGGCGAAGATGACGACCGCGAGCACGAAGCCCCACCAGTCGCTCCAGTCGATGTGGAAGCCGGGCAGGATCAGGTCGGCGGCGATGAGGCCGAGAGCCGCGGAGACGACGAAGATCAGCGCGCGGATCAAGAAGGTGATCATGCGTTGACGCTATCGCCGAACAGCGTATACACGTCGCAGGCACCACACGTCATCATCATTCTTGCAATCCGGTGTGGAACAGCGTCAAAGTGACGGCCGTCCTCGAGGAAGCGGAGTTGATGGGATGGACGCACTTGGGCGCTGGCGATCAGGACGGCGTTGGTCCTTCTTGGTGTGACCGACTTGCTTGCACCGATGGCCACAGCCGCCGAACAGCGCACCAGCTCACACGATGAGTTCCCATCGGACGTCACCGCCCGGGAAGACGATGCAGCGGCGCCGTCGAAGGCACCGAACGGGCCTCAGCGCTGATCCCGGCTCTGCCGTGAGGTTTCTCGTCGAGGAGTCTCCTGCGGGCGGCTGAGTCCGTAACAAGGTCGCAGCGCACGAGCGAGGTCGGAGTCGCGTCCTACATCCGGTTCAGACGGCCTCGGACCCGACCGCGGCCAGCTGCGCCTCTTCGTCGGCAGCGATCGCCGACTGGACGATCGGCTCGAGCGCACCGTCCATGACCTGGTCGAGGTTGTACGCCTTGTAGCCGGTGCGGTGATCGGCGATGCGGTTCTCGGGGAAGTTGTACGTGCGGATCCGTTCGGAGCGGTCCATGCCGCGGATCTGCGAGCGGCGGGCGTCGGAGGCGGCGGCATCCCGCTCCTCCTGCTGCCGCGCCAGGATGCGGGCACGCAGCACGCGCATGCCGGCTTCGCGGTTCTGGAGCTGTGACTTCTCGTTCTGCATCGACACGACGATGCCCGTCGGCACGTGCGTGATGCGTACGGCCGAGTCGGTCGTGTTGACCGACTGTCCGCCGGGGCCGGATGACCGGTAGACGTCGATCTTCAGATCGTTCTGGTCGATCTGCACCTCTTCGGGCTCGTCGACCTCGGGGAACACGAGCACGCCGGTCGTCGAGGTGTGGATGCGTCCCTGCGACTCGGTGGCAGGAACCCGCTGCACGCGGTGCACGCCGCCCTCGTACTTCAGGTGCGCCCACACGCCCTGCGCCGGATCGGTCGAAGAACCCTTGATCGCGACCTGGACGTCCTTGTAGCCGCCCAGATCGGACTCGTTGCGCTCGAGCATCTCGGTCTTCCACCCCTTCGAGGCGGCGTACTGCAGGTACATGCGCAGCAGGTCGGCGGCGAACAGAGCCGATTCGGCGCCGCCCTCCCCCGCCTTGATCTCCATGATCACGTCGCGGGCGTCGTCCGGGTCGCGTGGGATCAGCAGACGCCGCAGCTTCTCCTGCGCCTCGGCGACCCCGGTCTCGAGAGCCGGGATCTCGTCGGCGAACGCGTCGTCCTCCTTGGCCAGCTCCCGGGCGGCGCTCAGGTCATCGGATGCCGTGACCCACGCGTCGTAGGCCGCGACGATCCTCGAGAGCTCGGCGTAGCGTCGGTTCACACGCTTGGCGCGCGCGGCATCCGCGTGCACAGCCGGGTCGGAGAGCTCCTCCTGAACCGCCCTGTGCTCCGCGATCAGCCCCTGGACCGACTCGAACACCGTCGCTCCGCTCAGCGGATGCTGTTCTCGTGACCGTGGCTGTGTCCGCCACCGTGGGTGTCACGGGCCGGCGCCGGCATCGACTTCTGCATCTGCACGAGGAACTCGACGTTCGACTGCGTCTCCTTGAGCTTGCCGAGCACGACCTCGAGGGCCTGCTGCGGGTCGAGACCCGCGAGGGCGCGACGCAGCTTCCACGTGATCTTGACCTCGTCACTGGACAACAGCATCTCTTCGCGGCGGGTGGACGACGCGTTGACGTCGACGGCCGGGAAGATGCGCTTGTCGGCGAGCTGACGGCTCAGGCGCAGCTCGCTGTTGCCGGTGCCCTTGAACTCCTCGAAGATGACGTCGTCCATCTTCGAGCCGGTCTCCACGAGCGCAGTCGCGAGGATCGTGAGCGATCCGCCGTTCTCGATGTTGCGCGCGGCGCCGAAGAAGCGCTTGGGCGGGTACAGCGCCGACGCGTCGACACCGCCGGTGAGTACACGGCCGCTGGTCGGAGCCGAGATGTTGTAGGCCCGGCCCAGCCGCGTGATCGAGTCGAGCAGCACGACGACGTCGCGGCCGAGCTCGACGAGGCGCTTGGCGCGCTCGATGGCCAGCTCGGCGACGGTGGTGTGGTCTTCAGCAGGGCGATCGAAGGTCGAGGCGATGACCTCGCCCTTGACCGTGCGCTGCATGTCGGTGACCTCTTCGGGGCGCTCGTCGACGAGAACGACCATGAGGTGGACCTCGGGGTTGTTCGTCGCGATGGCGTTCGCGATCTGCTGCAGCACGATCGTCTTGCCGGCCTTGGGCGGCGCGACGATCAGGCCGCGCTGTCCCTTGCCGATCGGTGCGACCAGGTCGATGATGCGCTGTGTGAGCTTCTCGGGGGCGGTCTCCAGGCGCAGACGCTCCTGCGGGTACAGCGGCGTGAGATTGCCGAACTCGACGCGGGTGGCGGCATCGTCGACCGACAGGCCGTTGATCGCGTCGACCTTGACGAGCGCGTTGTACTTCTGGCGGCTGGACTGCTCGCCCTCGCGCGGCTGCTTGATCGCGCCGACGACGGCGTCGCCCTTGCGCAGGTTGTACTTCTTCACCTGGCCGAGCGAGACGTAGACGTCGCTCGTGCCGGGCAGGTAGCCGGTCGTGCGGACGAACGCGTAGTTGTCGAGGACATCGAGGATGCCGGCGATCGGGATCAGGACGTCGTCCTCGCCGATCTCGGGCTCGAACTCGTCGGCCACGCCGCCCGGACCGCGACGCTTGTTGCGCTGGCGGTTGTTGCGGCTCTGGTTCTGGTTGTCGTCGTCGGCGTCGGACTGCTTGTCGTCGTTCTGGGCGCCGCCCTGGTTGCCGTTCTGGGCGTTGCCGGTGCCGCCGCTGCGGTTGCGGTTGCGGTTTCGGTTTCGGCTGCGCGAGCGGCCGGAGCCCTCATCGGACTGGCTGTCGCCGTCGGCGTTCGCGTCGGCGGAGCCGGCGTCCGTCGTGTCGGCCGAGCCGGCATCGGCCGGCTTGGCGTCGGACTCCGCGGCGTCGGACGAGCCGGCGCCGTCGCCTGCCTCCGCGGTGGCGGCCTCTTCGGCGGCCTTCGCGGCAGCGGTCGACTTGGTGCTCGCGCGGCGGTTGCGGGGCGCACGAGCCGGCTTCTCGGCCGGTGCGTCGTCGGTCGTGGTCTCCGCGGCGGACGCCTCGGCGTCGGCGGGCTGCGCTGCGTCGGTCGCCGTGGGCGTCTCGGCGTCGGCGGGCTGCGCGACGTCGGTGGCCGCGGACGCTTCAGCGGCGGACGCGTCGCCCTCGGCCGGCTGCGCGGCCTCGGCGGCGGGCGCCTCGGCGGGAACATCGCTGCTCTTGGCACGGCGCGGTGCGCGCTTGCGCGGGGCCCGAGCCGGCTTCTCGTCGGCGACGGGCGCCTCGGCGGCGGGCTGGTCGGCGTCGGCGACCGGCGCTTCGGTGGCAGCGGGCTCCGCGCCGGCGGTCTCGTCCGCAACCGGCGCCTCGGCGGCGGATGCCTCGGCCGGCTCGTCGGCGACGACCTCAGCAGCGGACGCGTCCTCGGCGTCCGCGGGTGCTGCGGCAGCGGCATCCGGAGTCTGCTCGGTCACCGTGTCGGTGTTCGGCTGCGCGGCTGCGTCGTCTGCAGTGGCGTCTTCGATGTTCTGGATCTCGGAGATGGACTCCACGAGTGCTCCTTTGTCAACGGTGGAAAGTTCTTGTACCGCATGAAGGCCCTGTCCACGACAGGTACCGACCGTCCCGGCGCGCACAGCCACGGGAGAGGCATGTGCTGCAACGGGGGGTTATGCGATGGTTCGCAGATCTGCGACGGAGGTCAGATTCACGAGTAGCCCGTGGAACCCTCCGTATAGTCCCTCACTGTACCACCCCGTACGTCGACGGCGAGCATGAGGGCCTCCCACGGAGTGTCCGTGACGCGGGTGGCGAGCTCGGCGGCGGCGAGCCGCTTGCCCGGCCCGTCGGCGAGCACGAGGACGCTGGGACCCGCCCCCGAGACCACCGCCGCGAACCCTTCGGCACGCAGCGACTGAACGAGCCTGTCGGTCTCGGGCATGGCCTGCGCCCGATAGGACTGGTGCAGCTTGTCCTCGGTCGCGGCCATGAGCAGCTCGGGGCTCTGGGTGAGCGCCGCGATCAGCAGCGCCGACCGCGAGACGTTGAAGACGGCATCCTCCCGCGTCACCTGCAGCGGCGCCAGCTCGCGGGCCGCGGAGGTCGACATCGTGAAGCCCGGCACGAACACCAGCGGCGAGACGCCGCGGTGCACGAGCAGCTTCTTGGACTGCGGGCCGTCCGGCTCCATCCAGGCGATGGTCAGCCCGCCGAACAGCGCGGGGGCGACGTTGTCGGGGTGCCCCTCGAGCTCGGTCGCGAGGCGCAGCAGCATCGACGGGCCGAGTTCGACGTCGCCGGCCAGCAGGCCCTTCGCAGCCAGCAGCCCGGCGACGACGGCCGCGCCCGACGAGCCCATGCCGCGGCCGTGCGGGATCGTGTTGTGGGCGGAGAGGTGGATGCCGGGCATCTGCCGCCCGCACGACTCGAAGGCGTAGGCGATCGCGCGCACCACCAGATGCGAGGCATCGGTGGGGACTTCGCCCTCGCCCTCCCCCGTCACCGTGATCTCGACGCGGCGGTCGGGCAACGTCGTCACCGTCAGCTCGTCGTACACGCTCAGGGCGAGCCCCAGCGTGTCGAAGCCGGGCCCGAGGTTCGCGCTCGTGGCCGGCACGCGCACCGCGACCGCGCGGCCGGGTGCGATCAGCGACGCCGCCGTCATGCGCGGGCGGCGGCCAGGTCGAGCACGGCGGCCACCTCGCTCGTGGTCGCGTCGACGACGACGGGCTCGACCTGCGAGCCGTCGGCGTTGCGCAGCGCCCACTGCGGGTCCTTGAGCCCGTGGCCGGTGACCGTCAGCACGACCTTGGCGCCGGCGGGGATGACCCCGGCTTCGGCACGGTCGAGCAGACCTGCGACGCTGATCGCCGAGGCGGGCTCGACGAAGACGCCGACGGTGGATGCCAGGAGTTTCTGCGCCGCGAGGATGCGCTCATCGTCGATCGCGCCGAACCATCCGTCGGTCGCGTCGCGGGCTTCGAGGGCGAGTTCCCACGAGGCGGGGTTGCCGATGCGGATCGCGCTGGCGACTGTCTCGGGATTCTTGACGACCTCGCCGCGCACCAGCGGCGCCGAGCCCTCGGCCTGGAAGCCGAACATGCGCGGCACGCGCGTGGCCACGCCGCGGGCGGCCTCTTCGCGGTACCCGCGCGAGTACGCGGTGTAGTTGCCCGCGTTTCCGACCGGGATGAAGTGGAAGTCGGGTGCGTCACCGAGCTGCGAGACCACCTCGTAGGCCGCGGTCTTCTGCCCCTCGATGCGGTCGGGGTTGACCGAGTTCACCAGGTGCACGGGGTAGTTGTCGGCGAGTTCACGGGCGATCTCGAGGCAGTCGTCGAAGTTGCCGCGGATCTGGATCAGCGTGCCGCCGTGAGCGACCGCCTGGCTGAGCTTGCCCATCGCGATCTTGCCCTCGGGCACCAGCACCGCGGCGGTGATGCCGGCGTGCGAGGCGTACGCGGCGGCCGAGGCGGAGGTGTTGCCGGTCGAGGCGCAGATGACGGCCTTGGCGCCGTGCTCGACGGCGCGCGAGAGCGCGACGGTCATGCCGCGGTCCTTGAACGAGCCGGTCGGGTTCATTCCCTCGAATTTCACGTGCACGTCCGCACCGGTGATCTCCGACAGCGACCGCGCCGGAATGAGCGGTGTACCGCCCTCGCCGAGCGTCACGATCGTCGAGGCGTCGGTCACCCCGAGCCGGTCGGCGAACTCCCGCAGGACTCCCTGCCACACATGTGCCATTTCAGTCTCCTTCCACCCGCAGTACCGACACGACACGGTCGACGACGCCGCTGGCGGCGAGTCGGTCGACGGTGTCGCCGAGGTTCTGCTCCAATGCCGTGTGCGTGCCGATCACGAGACGTGCGGCACCCGGCTTTCCATTGCCTTCGCTGATGACGGTCTGCTCGACGGTCGCGATCGAGACGCTGCCGTCGCTGAGGATGCCGGCGACCGTGGCGAGCACGCCGGGCCGGTCGCTGACTTCGAGCGTGATCTGGTAGCGGGTCTGCACGCGGCCGACCGGCAGGATCGGCAGGTTCGCGCGGGTGGACTCGCCCACCCCGGTGCCGCCGGCGATGTGCCGCCGGGCGGCCGAGACGACGTCGCCGAGTACGGCGGACGCGGTCTGGATGCCGCCGGCCCCGGCCCCGTAGAACATGAGGTCGCCCGCGGCTTCGGCCTGCACGAAGACGGCGTTGTTGGCGCCGCGCACGTTCGCCAGGGGATGCTCGCGCGGCACCAGCGCGGGGTACACCCGCACCGAGATCGCCTCGCCGTCGCCGTCTGCGACCCGCTCGCACACGGCGAGCAGTTTGATGACGTAGCCCGCACCACGGGCGGCGGCGATGGTCTGCGCGTCGATCGCGGTGATGCCCTCGC
This DNA window, taken from Microbacterium invictum, encodes the following:
- the thrB gene encoding homoserine kinase, whose translation is MTAASLIAPGRAVAVRVPATSANLGPGFDTLGLALSVYDELTVTTLPDRRVEITVTGEGEGEVPTDASHLVVRAIAYAFESCGRQMPGIHLSAHNTIPHGRGMGSSGAAVVAGLLAAKGLLAGDVELGPSMLLRLATELEGHPDNVAPALFGGLTIAWMEPDGPQSKKLLVHRGVSPLVFVPGFTMSTSAARELAPLQVTREDAVFNVSRSALLIAALTQSPELLMAATEDKLHQSYRAQAMPETDRLVQSLRAEGFAAVVSGAGPSVLVLADGPGKRLAAAELATRVTDTPWEALMLAVDVRGGTVRDYTEGSTGYS
- the rho gene encoding transcription termination factor Rho — protein: MESISEIQNIEDATADDAAAQPNTDTVTEQTPDAAAAAPADAEDASAAEVVADEPAEASAAEAPVADETAGAEPAATEAPVADADQPAAEAPVADEKPARAPRKRAPRRAKSSDVPAEAPAAEAAQPAEGDASAAEASAATDVAQPADAETPTATDAAQPADAEASAAETTTDDAPAEKPARAPRNRRASTKSTAAAKAAEEAATAEAGDGAGSSDAAESDAKPADAGSADTTDAGSADANADGDSQSDEGSGRSRSRNRNRNRNRSGGTGNAQNGNQGGAQNDDKQSDADDDNQNQSRNNRQRNKRRGPGGVADEFEPEIGEDDVLIPIAGILDVLDNYAFVRTTGYLPGTSDVYVSLGQVKKYNLRKGDAVVGAIKQPREGEQSSRQKYNALVKVDAINGLSVDDAATRVEFGNLTPLYPQERLRLETAPEKLTQRIIDLVAPIGKGQRGLIVAPPKAGKTIVLQQIANAIATNNPEVHLMVVLVDERPEEVTDMQRTVKGEVIASTFDRPAEDHTTVAELAIERAKRLVELGRDVVVLLDSITRLGRAYNISAPTSGRVLTGGVDASALYPPKRFFGAARNIENGGSLTILATALVETGSKMDDVIFEEFKGTGNSELRLSRQLADKRIFPAVDVNASSTRREEMLLSSDEVKITWKLRRALAGLDPQQALEVVLGKLKETQSNVEFLVQMQKSMPAPARDTHGGGHSHGHENSIR
- the thrC gene encoding threonine synthase, whose amino-acid sequence is MAHVWQGVLREFADRLGVTDASTIVTLGEGGTPLIPARSLSEITGADVHVKFEGMNPTGSFKDRGMTVALSRAVEHGAKAVICASTGNTSASAAAYASHAGITAAVLVPEGKIAMGKLSQAVAHGGTLIQIRGNFDDCLEIARELADNYPVHLVNSVNPDRIEGQKTAAYEVVSQLGDAPDFHFIPVGNAGNYTAYSRGYREEAARGVATRVPRMFGFQAEGSAPLVRGEVVKNPETVASAIRIGNPASWELALEARDATDGWFGAIDDERILAAQKLLASTVGVFVEPASAISVAGLLDRAEAGVIPAGAKVVLTVTGHGLKDPQWALRNADGSQVEPVVVDATTSEVAAVLDLAAARA